A single Opisthocomus hoazin isolate bOpiHoa1 chromosome 1, bOpiHoa1.hap1, whole genome shotgun sequence DNA region contains:
- the CDKN1B gene encoding cyclin-dependent kinase inhibitor 1B — translation MSNVRVSNGSPTLERMEARQSEYPKPSACRNLFGPVNHEELNRDLKRHLQEMEEACQRKWNFDFQNHKPLEGRYEWQAVEKGSSPDFYFRPPRLLKSVCKPAGRQSLDLNGNCQTVVFVGSQGISEDAHCLGQKKTDVSENQTDCAEQCPGQRKRPAADDSSPQNKRANTTEEEVSGDSPSASSVEQTPKKSSPRRHQT, via the exons atgtcAAACGTCCGCGTTTCTAATGGGAGCCCTACCCTGGAGCGCATGGAAGCCAGGCAGTCGGAGTACCCGAAGCCGTCAGCGTGCAGGAACCTCTTCGGGCCGGTGAACCACGAAGAGTTAAACAGGGACTTGAAGAGGCACCTCCAGGAGATGGAGGAGGCATGCCAGAGGAAGTGGAATTTCGATTTCCAGAATCACAAGCCGCTGGAAGGCAGGTACGAGTGGCAAGCCGTGGAGAAGGGGAGCTCGCCCGACTTCTACTTCAGACCCCCCAGGCTACTGAAATCTGTCTGCAAGCCCGCCGGCCGCCAGAGCTTGGACCTAAACGGGAATTGCCAAACCGTGGTTTTTGTCGGTTCTCAGGGAATCTCAGAGGACGCTCACTGTCTAGGTCAAAAAAAGACTGATGTTTCTGAAAATCAGACGGACTGTGCCGAGCAGTGCCCGGGGCAGAGGAAAAGGCCCGCCGCCGACG aTTCCTCTCCTCAAAATAAAAGAGccaacacaacagaagaagaggtTTCAGGAGACTCCCCCAGCGCCAGTTCAGTGGAGCAAACACCCAAGAAATCCAGCCCGAGAAGACACCAGACGTAA